Proteins encoded together in one Oreochromis aureus strain Israel breed Guangdong linkage group 23, ZZ_aureus, whole genome shotgun sequence window:
- the zbtb7a gene encoding zinc finger and BTB domain-containing protein 7A, which produces MSLGAGGRGGRRLRGIASSGGGGGRGGAGEAEEGPVGIPFPEHSADILGSLNKQRLSGLLCDVLLVSQDREFPAHRSVLASCSTYFHKLFTSGVAADQQNIYNIDFVAAEALGALLDFAYTATLTVSHSSVAEILAAARLLEIPPVQDVCTHLLDTKVLSPPAGSERKDEGEDEDGKGKGGREQGNRVRAREYLEYFQRGAHWSSSCSTPELRDLPTAHLHFNHGNGGTPSNGAPVGPSEYYSPLALALSQVPKQEPEEEDDDEDEDEDGDAVQGNGGNLGSSYYPPSQNGHFYLPHNSRLGQEPETEDACREAMITERGSASALLQQMMDSIERQKERATTGEDQGDGDDPDMEFYLNYFSSTQHEDTASSAVTQGVPSLWLSRGSTAQDRVGAERGVGERASGGGGERKMRSKAFQKCPICSKVIQGAGKLPRHIRTHTGEKPYECAICKVRFTRQDKLKVHMRKHTGEKPYLCTQCGAAFAHNYDLKNHMRVHTGLRPYQCSSCFKTFVRSDHLHRHLKKDGCNGIPSRRGRKPRVREPGLLEAPMGLLSPGSDTGPGSHTIRGRRRSESTSAAEVEVAAGAHAHSPQLQELAGEAGP; this is translated from the exons ATGTCGTTAGGAGCCGGCGGGAGGGGCGGAAGGCGGCTCAGGGGGATAGCAAGCAGTgggggtggaggagggagaggaggagcgGGAGAGGCGGAGGAAGGTCCTGTGGGGATCCCTTTCCCTGAACACAGCGCAGACATACTGGGCAGCCTGAACAAGCAGCGGCTCAGCGGGCTGCTGTGTGACGTGCTCCTGGTTTCCCAAGATCGGGAGTTCCCAGCTCACCGCTCCGTCCTGGCGTCCTGCAGCACCTACTTCCACAAGCTCTTCACGTCAGGGGTAGCCGCCGACCAACAGAACATCTACAACATCGACTTTGTGGCAGCGGAGGCTCTGGGAGCTTTGCTGGACTTTGCCTACACGGCCACGCTGACAGTCAGTCATAGCAGTGTGGCTGAGATCCTTGCTGCTGCACGCCTCCTGGAAATCCCACCTGTCCAGGACGTCTGTACACACCTGCTGGACACCAAAGTGCTCTCCCCGCCG GCGGGCAGTGAGCGAAAAGATGAGGGTGAAGATGAGGATGGGAAAGGCAAAGGAGGGAGGGAGCAGGGGAACCGGGTGCGGGCCCGGGAGTATCTGGAGTACTTCCAGAGAGGGGCGCATtggagcagcagctgcagcacgCCGGAGCTCAGGGACCTGCCCACTGCACACCTGCACTTTAATCACGGTAACGGGGGCACCCCCAGCAACGGGGCCCCTGTTGGCCCCAGCGAGTACTACTCCCCCTTGGCCCTCGCCTTGTCCCAGGTCCCTAAACAGGAACCAGAGGAAGAAGACGACgatgaggatgaagatgaggatGGGGACGCGGTGCAGGGTAACGGAGGAAACCTGGGGTCCTCATACTACCCTCCGTCCCAAAACGGACACTTCTACCTCCCTCACAATTCTAGGCTGGGGCAGGAGCCCGAAACGGAGGACGCTTGTAGGGAGGCGATGATAACGGAGAGGGGTTCAGCAAGTGCCCTCCTGCAGCAGATGATGGACTCCATCGAGAGGCAGAAGGAGCGTGCTACGACCGGTGAGGACCAGGGAGATGGCGATGACCCTGACATGGAATTTTACTTGAATTATTTTAGCAGTACACAGCACGAAGATACAGCGTCATCCGCTGTAACGCAGGGAGTGCCATCACTCTGGTTATCACGAGGCAGTACAGCCCAAGACAGAGTAGGAGCAGAGAGGGGGGTCGGAGAGAGAGCCAGCGGGGGTGGAGGAGAACGGAAGATGCGCTCCAAGGCCTTCCAGAAGTGCCCCATATGCTCCAAGGTCATTCAAGGGGCAGGCAAGCTCCCGCGTCACATCAGAACGCACACGGGAGAGAAACCCTACGAATGCGCCATCTGCAAAGTGCGCTTTACCAG GCAGGACAAGCTCAAGGTTCATATGCGGAAGCATACAGGAGAGAAGCCTTACCTGTGTACACAATGTGGAGCTGCCTTTGCTCACAACTACGACCTGAAGAACCACATGCGTGTACACACCGGCCTGCGCCCCTATCAGTGCTCGAGCTGCTTTAAGACTTTTGTGCGCTCGGATCACCTGCACCGCCACCTCAAGAAGGACGGCTGCAACGGCATCCCCTCCCGTCGAGGCCGGAAACCTCGCGTGAGAGAGCCAGGGCTCCTCGAGGCCCCCATGGGCCTGCTTAGCCCCGGATCCGACACCGGCCCCGGGTCTCATACCATCAGGGGAAGGCGGCGATCGGAGTCGACCTCGGCAGCGGAGGTGGAGGTTGCTGCTGGAGCACACGCACACAGTCCTCAGCTGCAGGAGCTAGCAGGGGAGGCAGGGCCCTGA